One Bacteriovorax sp. PP10 DNA window includes the following coding sequences:
- a CDS encoding substrate-binding periplasmic protein yields MTRTFKNIFLILVLLLLTLFPVVNSTEKMTFASPENLPPKVFMENGLLRGTYIDIITAVCKRMKIEPVFVQYPWPRAVSMVKNGKVDAIFPPLKTREREEFLYFPTEPLSQTRNVIFARKARNIKIKKMSDLQNYIVGINDQYSYGPLFDNYKSNLKVDISRTEEMQINKLTHQGQIRMDVAAASEEAFKFISTKLGHSKDLEIVYVLSETPSYVAFSKARPDHKKFAQEFSKTLRQLRKEGVIQDINDRYFK; encoded by the coding sequence ATGACGAGAACTTTTAAAAATATTTTTCTTATACTGGTGCTTTTATTACTGACCTTATTTCCAGTTGTAAACTCTACTGAAAAAATGACTTTTGCCTCTCCTGAAAATCTCCCACCTAAAGTTTTCATGGAAAATGGTCTACTGCGCGGAACATATATCGACATTATTACTGCCGTCTGCAAACGCATGAAAATTGAGCCTGTCTTTGTTCAATACCCATGGCCGCGTGCTGTCTCCATGGTTAAAAATGGAAAAGTCGATGCCATCTTCCCTCCACTCAAAACGCGCGAGCGCGAAGAGTTTCTTTACTTTCCCACAGAACCCCTAAGCCAGACCCGCAATGTGATCTTTGCCCGCAAGGCAAGAAATATCAAAATCAAAAAAATGAGTGATCTACAAAATTATATTGTAGGAATCAACGACCAATACTCTTATGGGCCTTTGTTTGACAATTACAAAAGCAACCTCAAAGTTGATATAAGCCGCACAGAAGAAATGCAAATCAACAAGCTGACTCACCAAGGCCAGATCCGAATGGACGTCGCAGCGGCCTCAGAAGAGGCCTTTAAATTCATAAGTACCAAGCTAGGGCACTCGAAGGACTTAGAAATCGTTTACGTCTTATCTGAGACTCCCTCTTACGTGGCCTTCTCTAAGGCCCGCCCCGATCATAAAAAGTTCGCTCAGGAATTCTCAAAGACCTTAAGGCAACTTCGCAAAGAAGGTGTTATTCAGGACATTAATGATCGTTACTTTAAATAA
- a CDS encoding C1 family peptidase: protein MRHGLNVSLLLSVLIITGCGGKKSSAPKQMSEAYKLDNYYAVENPSTLDYEKIKQLPETVDLKDMMTPVKDQDERGTCSFFAGISLVESAIKSKMNVEVNLSEEYLNYALKSKRKATGEGAWPEQSLFQAIDNKAGFLLERDWPYQPLWFGIKAPCIDVKMDNKAPSECYSHNSPPEDILAKKISGENFELEYNSEITTTDIIGSLALNKKPMAIVVPVNAKGWKDDGTVSYTQELKQECINDGSKCGTHVIVLTGYDIPKKVFFFRNSWNKKWGKDGYGEIPFDVIDRNAELAVTIVTLKSDITLPADHAKNYLELENFKVSSKEEKDQSVTIKTSALIRNSGANTIKYGSSLMEVAPGVTGEINDKNTEYFEMSDEDHKLYDVWGVSNGTFIFADLKTLDKTWSFDEGETYVAATNLMTSTSVKKSSRLYFRTSLYMYTDDQKYKVLKRYFHPFNYN from the coding sequence ATGAGACATGGTTTGAATGTATCTTTATTACTGTCAGTTTTAATTATTACCGGTTGTGGTGGTAAGAAGAGCTCTGCTCCAAAACAAATGAGTGAGGCGTATAAGCTTGATAATTATTACGCTGTTGAAAATCCAAGTACATTAGACTACGAAAAAATAAAACAACTTCCTGAGACGGTTGACCTGAAAGATATGATGACACCGGTAAAAGATCAGGATGAAAGAGGGACATGCTCTTTCTTTGCAGGAATATCACTTGTTGAATCTGCTATTAAAAGCAAAATGAATGTAGAAGTTAATCTTTCGGAAGAGTATTTAAATTATGCCCTTAAATCAAAGCGTAAGGCCACAGGCGAAGGTGCATGGCCGGAGCAGAGTCTTTTTCAGGCGATCGATAATAAAGCAGGCTTTCTTCTAGAGCGTGACTGGCCTTATCAGCCATTATGGTTTGGGATAAAAGCACCATGTATTGATGTTAAAATGGATAATAAAGCTCCATCAGAATGTTATTCACATAATTCACCCCCCGAAGACATTCTGGCAAAAAAGATCTCAGGTGAAAATTTTGAACTTGAATATAACTCAGAGATTACGACCACTGACATTATTGGATCTCTTGCCTTGAATAAGAAGCCAATGGCCATTGTCGTTCCAGTCAATGCCAAAGGATGGAAAGATGATGGGACAGTTTCATATACTCAAGAATTAAAACAAGAATGTATTAATGATGGAAGTAAGTGTGGAACACACGTTATTGTCTTAACTGGTTATGATATCCCCAAAAAAGTTTTTTTCTTCAGAAATAGCTGGAATAAAAAATGGGGTAAAGATGGTTATGGAGAAATCCCATTTGATGTGATCGACAGAAATGCAGAGTTAGCAGTGACTATAGTGACTCTTAAATCAGATATTACACTGCCAGCTGATCATGCAAAAAATTATCTGGAGCTGGAGAACTTCAAGGTTTCTTCAAAAGAAGAAAAAGATCAATCTGTAACAATTAAAACATCGGCCCTGATTAGAAATAGTGGCGCTAATACGATCAAGTACGGATCGTCATTAATGGAAGTCGCTCCTGGTGTAACAGGGGAGATTAACGATAAAAATACAGAATACTTTGAGATGAGTGATGAAGATCATAAGTTATATGATGTCTGGGGAGTTTCAAACGGCACATTCATTTTTGCCGACTTAAAAACGCTAGATAAAACATGGTCTTTTGACGAAGGCGAAACTTATGTGGCCGCTACAAACTTAATGACATCCACTTCAGTAAAAAAGAGCTCAAGACTTTATTTCAGGACTTCACTTTATATGTATACGGATGACCAAAAATATAAAGTGCTTAAAAGATATTTCCATCCATTTAATTATAACTAA
- a CDS encoding endonuclease/exonuclease/phosphatase family protein: protein MIPLRTCIVLILMFFISGIEAKETKTTFTITSFNIKFYAYHEDERRDPYLQDFLKKSIPASDLIVFEEIVNTSKIKNILPANWECLSYEAPYEGHQHVVICHSDRFKFVREPSDDNDIIDEVAGAKGSLRPAVTAIVTDKEGKALFRLVGVHLKASPEYSKTRLDQAAIIADYLKKVHSNLPVVIAGDFNTYFSPLNKETENDKDLILKAFNQGQLNVKLLSNDLFTFRSSYGQGQFDHFFVSDSMKATKPVKIFEMCNAESTTGEGLLNLAYYNEHISDHCPVSAEITL from the coding sequence ATGATACCTTTGAGAACATGCATCGTTCTGATACTTATGTTTTTTATTTCTGGCATTGAAGCTAAGGAAACAAAAACCACTTTTACCATTACTAGTTTCAATATTAAATTTTACGCTTATCACGAAGATGAAAGGCGCGATCCATACCTTCAAGACTTCTTAAAAAAATCTATTCCTGCTTCAGACCTGATTGTGTTTGAAGAAATTGTTAACACTTCAAAAATTAAAAATATCCTTCCCGCAAACTGGGAATGCTTAAGTTACGAAGCTCCTTATGAAGGCCACCAGCACGTTGTAATTTGCCACTCTGACAGATTTAAATTTGTAAGAGAGCCAAGTGATGATAACGACATTATTGATGAAGTAGCGGGCGCTAAAGGAAGTCTCAGACCGGCAGTGACGGCAATCGTGACTGACAAAGAAGGAAAAGCATTATTCAGACTTGTAGGAGTGCACTTAAAAGCATCTCCAGAGTACAGTAAAACGAGACTTGATCAGGCCGCAATCATTGCTGATTACTTAAAGAAAGTTCACTCTAATCTTCCTGTGGTTATCGCCGGTGACTTTAATACGTATTTTAGTCCTTTAAATAAAGAAACTGAAAACGATAAAGACCTTATCCTGAAGGCCTTCAATCAAGGTCAATTGAATGTTAAATTATTAAGTAACGACCTCTTCACTTTCAGAAGCAGCTACGGACAAGGTCAGTTTGATCACTTCTTCGTTAGTGATTCGATGAAAGCGACGAAGCCTGTAAAGATTTTTGAAATGTGTAATGCTGAAAGTACAACAGGTGAAGGGCTACTAAATCTTGCTTACTACAATGAACATATCTCTGATCATTGCCCGGTTAGCGCAGAAATTACTCTTTAA
- a CDS encoding phospholipase D-like domain-containing protein yields MKFNPKFAIFFIVTLLAISGCTKPVNLIGSVTNKQVMDQDDVEEKSGDQLIVIPEELDRPIIEAIKSARHTIDLSNYHLSNRSVVSALIESANTGVHIRVILDNGVLTGSSTAKKIVNNLIQNNIQVKPSSKFFSITHQKSFVVDNKTVLISTINLVTTLATTRDFGLITHDKNVIQEVNAVFQADWENADTEGGVTPELSQERLVWSPINSLPKLVTLISSAKVDIKVMVENLGSTEILKALIDQSKAGITIKVLTPGCIVGNAMRNRPFIKQLQDNNIENKVSQAAPDADHPYIHAKMILVDNESFFIGSENFSFNSLMKARELGIITTDFENSKKISQVFDHDWGNSLSPEQVTAEDCQKASWKPTPPQTP; encoded by the coding sequence ATGAAATTTAATCCAAAGTTCGCGATCTTTTTCATTGTCACTCTTCTTGCCATCAGTGGATGCACCAAACCTGTTAATCTTATTGGTTCAGTCACTAATAAGCAGGTTATGGATCAAGATGATGTCGAAGAGAAAAGCGGCGACCAGTTAATTGTCATTCCAGAAGAACTCGACCGCCCGATCATTGAAGCGATTAAATCTGCCAGACATACGATTGATTTATCCAATTACCATTTATCAAACAGGTCAGTGGTCAGTGCTCTTATTGAATCTGCTAATACTGGAGTTCACATCAGAGTGATTTTAGACAATGGGGTTCTTACTGGTTCATCGACTGCAAAAAAAATCGTTAATAATTTAATTCAAAATAATATTCAGGTAAAACCCAGTTCAAAGTTTTTTTCCATCACTCACCAAAAGAGTTTTGTGGTCGATAATAAAACCGTTTTAATTTCTACGATCAATCTGGTGACCACTCTGGCGACAACCAGAGATTTTGGTCTGATTACTCATGATAAAAATGTCATCCAGGAAGTGAATGCTGTTTTTCAGGCCGATTGGGAAAATGCAGATACAGAAGGTGGAGTGACGCCGGAACTCAGTCAGGAAAGGCTGGTATGGAGTCCTATCAACTCACTTCCTAAGCTAGTCACATTAATCTCGTCTGCTAAAGTTGATATTAAAGTGATGGTAGAAAATTTAGGCAGCACTGAAATTCTTAAGGCCTTAATTGACCAGTCTAAAGCAGGCATCACTATTAAAGTTCTCACTCCGGGATGTATTGTTGGAAACGCAATGAGAAATAGACCTTTCATTAAGCAGCTTCAAGACAACAACATTGAAAATAAAGTGTCTCAAGCGGCACCTGATGCTGATCATCCCTATATTCACGCCAAAATGATCTTAGTAGATAATGAATCTTTCTTTATAGGTTCTGAAAATTTTTCTTTCAACTCATTAATGAAAGCAAGAGAGCTCGGGATTATTACAACGGACTTTGAAAATTCTAAAAAGATTTCTCAAGTCTTTGACCACGATTGGGGGAATTCTTTATCTCCAGAGCAGGTCACGGCCGAAGATTGTCAGAAAGCGAGCTGGAAGCCGACTCCACCACAGACACCTTAA
- a CDS encoding alkaline phosphatase family protein, producing the protein MKQYFASFLTLIIVSSSLSAQTVSTGDHFKKVVWVVFENMDYEKALAQADFSALTKNSVLLTNLTAEAHPSQGNYIAMIAGSKLNVTNDSVVNLQDTHVGDLLEKAHMKWKVYAENYPGKCFIGKSSGPYARRHVPFMSFLDVTQDSARCLNIEDETNFFSDYNSGGLPEFSMYIPNVKNDGHDTGVDFAGKWLNKTFGSLISNPSKLGDVLFIITFDESGGTSKTNQVYTVLVGAKIKAGTQNTQPMNHTALLKMIEDEFGIGNLGREDAKAPVIEGIWK; encoded by the coding sequence ATGAAACAATATTTCGCATCTTTTTTAACATTGATCATTGTGAGCTCATCGCTATCAGCACAGACGGTATCAACCGGAGATCACTTCAAAAAAGTTGTCTGGGTTGTTTTTGAAAATATGGATTATGAAAAGGCACTGGCACAAGCTGACTTCAGCGCACTCACTAAAAACTCTGTGCTACTAACAAATCTAACTGCAGAAGCGCATCCTTCACAAGGTAACTACATTGCAATGATTGCAGGATCTAAACTCAATGTTACCAACGATAGTGTTGTTAACCTGCAAGACACTCACGTTGGTGACCTGCTGGAAAAAGCGCATATGAAATGGAAAGTTTATGCTGAAAATTATCCTGGTAAATGTTTTATCGGAAAATCTTCAGGACCGTATGCTCGCAGGCACGTGCCTTTCATGAGCTTTCTTGATGTCACACAAGACTCCGCTAGATGTTTGAATATCGAAGATGAAACAAATTTCTTTTCTGACTATAATAGTGGAGGCCTGCCAGAGTTTTCGATGTACATACCTAATGTGAAGAATGACGGTCATGACACTGGCGTAGATTTCGCTGGTAAATGGTTAAATAAAACATTTGGCTCGCTTATCTCAAATCCAAGTAAACTAGGTGACGTCCTTTTCATTATTACGTTTGATGAAAGTGGAGGCACTTCAAAGACTAATCAGGTTTACACTGTTCTTGTAGGGGCAAAAATAAAGGCCGGAACACAAAATACCCAGCCCATGAATCATACGGCCTTGTTAAAAATGATTGAAGATGAGTTTGGTATTGGCAATCTTGGAAGAGAAGATGCAAAAGCACCAGTGATTGAAGGCATTTGGAAATAA
- a CDS encoding phosphatase PAP2 family protein translates to MKLVSLMIFLSLFNTAYAQYDFLDAGDAIGPYPAKGSVEAKEEIEQMLYFQEHRTQADCDAADLQASANLETLFGGSLSDAEIKKVKKKLRLVTIKSGVEIYFTKREFKRPRPYLSHPEIKPCIELEKSTSYPSGHTTLARLYARLLAVIYPERADVFQELGDQAALNRVIGGVHHPSDIIAGKKLGDLLADEYLSDSKFKRELEKLGKK, encoded by the coding sequence ATGAAACTAGTTAGTTTGATGATTTTTTTGAGTCTATTTAATACTGCTTATGCTCAGTATGATTTCCTGGATGCGGGGGATGCTATTGGGCCATACCCGGCCAAAGGGTCTGTGGAAGCAAAAGAAGAGATTGAGCAGATGCTTTATTTTCAAGAGCACAGGACACAGGCCGATTGTGATGCCGCTGATCTTCAGGCATCAGCAAACTTAGAAACTTTGTTTGGTGGATCTTTAAGTGATGCTGAAATTAAAAAAGTAAAAAAGAAATTGAGGCTAGTTACAATTAAATCTGGAGTAGAGATCTATTTTACGAAAAGAGAATTTAAAAGACCAAGACCTTATCTTTCTCATCCCGAAATTAAGCCTTGTATCGAATTAGAAAAAAGTACATCTTATCCAAGTGGACATACAACTCTGGCGAGATTGTATGCAAGACTGCTTGCGGTTATTTATCCAGAAAGAGCAGATGTTTTTCAAGAGCTTGGTGATCAGGCCGCACTTAACAGAGTGATCGGTGGAGTCCATCATCCAAGTGATATTATCGCAGGAAAGAAGTTAGGTGATCTTCTTGCAGATGAGTATCTTTCAGATTCAAAATTTAAAAGAGAACTGGAAAAATTAGGTAAGAAGTAA
- a CDS encoding cation-translocating P-type ATPase produces MKKTIKSFQFDLNDYEMKNQSNDLPFDLKSAKDFLSKGGLTTSEVLALKKIHGKNELRSQKPKRIYNYLLELFKDPMVYLLFICGCIYFFLGDHSEAAMLLAFFFLIIIITIFQEKKTGNAIEALKSISNPRALTLRDGQQKRIAGTDIVPGDIVYLNEGDYIPADSHLISSINVEVDESILTGESVPVKKEVAEELLSGTTIVNGHAIAIVHSIGQNTFLGRIGKIIDKDESNHSRLEIETSLLVKKLSFIALGLCALVIIIYSLSNHDWIKGPLLGISLAMAILPNELPAVLTIYFAMAAWRLSKYKVLTRKISSIENLGSINVLCVDKTGTLTMNKMAIQKIYSNDQTIDLSEHLETQLPEIFHEVLEYGILASRKDPFDPMEIAFSSTGNKYLKDTEHLHHDWDLEKEYPLTTQLLSVTHAWKGKDSNGFVIGVKGSPEAIIDLCHMNEGDKNKIQKLSDDMASNGLRILGVAKSYTPDKKLPAIQHDFEFKFLGLVGIADPIRPGIKESIAECKNAGIRVVMLTGDHPVTAKSIARQIGLHDPDNVITGVQLDKIPDTELCELIKNVSVFSRIMPEQKLRLVEIFKKNKDIVAMTGDGVNDAPALRSAHIGIAMGEKGTDVAREASDIVLLNDDFSSIVESIKCGRKVYLNIKNALIYLFSIHIPIAGMSVLPVIFNLPLVLLPAHIAFLHLIIEPASSIAFEGDDPPFDIMKQAPRPSDEILFNFDLWYASFMKGTILFLSLAVVYLISLWRHQGEADARTLVMTTLILSNTFLIFLNRGPNVSILNNLTKKPNKIVIWIIITSLLLLIAALYIPSARTLLSFSFMHPIDIAICILATLVSVGISELSIFIFARKKLVNQ; encoded by the coding sequence TTGAAGAAAACTATAAAAAGTTTTCAATTTGATTTAAATGATTATGAAATGAAAAATCAAAGCAACGATCTTCCATTTGATTTAAAATCAGCGAAAGATTTTCTTTCTAAAGGCGGATTAACGACTTCTGAAGTGTTGGCACTTAAAAAAATTCACGGTAAAAATGAACTCCGCTCTCAAAAACCCAAAAGAATTTACAACTATCTTTTAGAACTCTTCAAAGACCCCATGGTCTATCTGCTGTTCATTTGTGGTTGTATATACTTTTTTCTGGGTGATCACAGTGAAGCGGCCATGCTTTTGGCTTTCTTTTTTTTAATTATCATAATTACGATCTTCCAAGAGAAAAAAACAGGAAATGCGATTGAGGCCCTGAAATCAATTTCAAATCCCAGAGCTTTGACATTAAGAGATGGTCAACAAAAGCGCATTGCGGGTACCGATATCGTCCCAGGTGATATCGTCTATTTAAATGAAGGCGATTATATCCCAGCTGATTCTCACCTCATTAGCTCTATCAATGTTGAAGTTGACGAATCAATCCTTACCGGGGAATCAGTTCCTGTAAAAAAAGAAGTTGCCGAAGAATTATTATCAGGTACAACGATTGTAAATGGGCATGCAATTGCGATTGTTCATTCAATTGGTCAAAATACCTTCCTGGGAAGAATTGGCAAAATTATTGACAAAGATGAATCTAACCATTCCAGATTGGAGATAGAAACCAGTCTACTGGTTAAAAAGCTCTCTTTTATAGCTTTAGGACTCTGTGCACTTGTTATTATAATTTACTCATTAAGTAATCATGACTGGATAAAAGGGCCACTCCTGGGCATCTCACTTGCGATGGCGATACTTCCTAATGAATTACCTGCAGTCCTAACCATTTACTTTGCTATGGCCGCATGGAGGCTTTCAAAATATAAAGTTTTAACAAGAAAAATCTCATCCATTGAAAACCTTGGCTCAATCAATGTCCTGTGTGTAGATAAAACTGGTACACTGACAATGAATAAAATGGCCATACAAAAAATATACTCAAATGATCAAACTATAGACCTATCCGAACATCTTGAAACTCAATTGCCAGAAATCTTCCATGAAGTTTTAGAGTATGGAATACTTGCCAGTCGCAAAGACCCCTTCGATCCGATGGAAATTGCTTTTTCATCTACTGGTAATAAATATTTAAAAGACACTGAACATTTACACCATGACTGGGATCTTGAAAAAGAATACCCCCTAACAACCCAACTGCTTTCCGTCACTCATGCGTGGAAGGGGAAAGATAGCAATGGATTTGTTATTGGAGTCAAAGGTTCTCCTGAGGCAATAATCGATTTATGCCATATGAATGAAGGAGACAAAAATAAAATACAAAAACTCTCCGACGATATGGCCTCAAATGGTTTAAGAATTTTGGGGGTGGCAAAATCCTATACACCTGATAAAAAACTTCCAGCGATTCAACATGATTTTGAATTTAAATTTCTAGGACTAGTAGGTATTGCAGACCCTATAAGGCCAGGTATCAAAGAATCAATTGCAGAATGCAAAAATGCCGGGATAAGAGTCGTCATGCTCACTGGAGACCATCCAGTGACCGCTAAGAGCATTGCCAGACAAATTGGTCTTCATGACCCGGATAACGTTATAACAGGTGTCCAGCTGGATAAAATCCCAGACACTGAGCTATGTGAACTAATAAAAAATGTTTCTGTCTTTTCCAGAATCATGCCAGAGCAAAAGTTAAGATTAGTGGAGATATTTAAAAAGAATAAAGATATCGTTGCGATGACTGGTGACGGAGTGAACGATGCACCAGCACTTCGTAGTGCGCACATTGGAATTGCGATGGGTGAAAAAGGGACCGACGTGGCCCGGGAAGCCTCTGATATCGTATTACTTAATGATGATTTTTCTTCAATTGTTGAATCAATAAAATGCGGACGAAAAGTTTATCTAAATATAAAAAATGCTCTTATTTATCTTTTTTCAATACATATACCAATTGCAGGAATGTCTGTACTCCCCGTCATTTTTAATCTCCCCCTTGTCTTACTTCCAGCCCATATTGCATTTCTACATTTAATCATTGAGCCCGCCTCTTCAATTGCATTTGAAGGCGATGATCCTCCATTCGATATAATGAAACAGGCCCCAAGACCTTCTGATGAAATTTTATTTAATTTCGATTTATGGTATGCAAGTTTTATGAAAGGAACGATTTTATTTCTATCACTCGCGGTTGTTTATTTAATTTCATTATGGAGGCATCAAGGCGAAGCCGATGCAAGAACTTTAGTTATGACAACACTGATACTATCTAATACATTCTTAATCTTTTTAAATAGAGGACCTAATGTTTCTATCTTGAATAATTTGACAAAAAAACCAAACAAAATTGTCATCTGGATAATTATCACTTCGCTCTTACTGCTTATTGCTGCCCTTTATATTCCTTCGGCAAGAACCCTGCTCAGTTTCTCATTTATGCACCCAATAGATATTGCCATCTGTATATTAGCAACACTTGTCTCTGTTGGAATCAGTGAACTGAGCATATTTATCTTTGCAAGAAAAAAGTTAGTCAACCAATGA
- a CDS encoding phosphoenolpyruvate carboxykinase (ATP), producing MLDSLNFGLSESAKIKLNLPEAMLVEYSLQQDSENKLSKDGALVIKTGNFTGRAANDKYVVLEPYSEKVIDWKNNIRKMTNEDFNSIKLEMLEKFNQGIRLTFVTTKSASADPAYALEVILITPSAAHALFCTNIFRNEQFDYPLGSFTIYHDPDFLVDNTKYPVRSTTVIAINFSTKEIIIAGTGYAGEIKKSIFSVLNTLLPELNVLPMHTGANQTYDGETSLFFGLSGTGKTTLSTDIGLNIIGDDEHGLSESGIFNFEGGCYAKTYGLNLENEPEIFKASNRFKTLLENVVLDELTRKPLFKDKSITENGRSTYSLKALENCSIDSRGPLPSNIFFLSADALGVLPAISLLTSEQAIFYFLTGYTAKLAGTEIGLKEIEVAFSHCFGAPFMMRRAQEYADLLKIFLEKNPIKVWLVNTGWYGGPYGKGTRYPLELTRNCIRSIQKGVKDNNFQLNEIFNLQTPIELDNVDPVYLSAEQLWSDKFEYNKAALSLKHKFEENYKKFSI from the coding sequence ATGCTTGATAGTTTAAATTTTGGTCTATCTGAGTCGGCAAAAATTAAACTCAATCTTCCCGAGGCCATGCTAGTCGAATACTCTCTACAGCAAGATTCTGAAAATAAATTAAGCAAAGATGGCGCTTTAGTAATAAAGACCGGAAATTTTACCGGTAGAGCGGCCAATGACAAATATGTTGTCCTTGAACCCTATTCTGAAAAAGTCATAGACTGGAAAAATAACATTCGTAAGATGACAAATGAAGATTTTAATTCTATCAAACTTGAAATGCTTGAAAAATTTAATCAGGGAATCCGTTTAACCTTTGTAACAACTAAAAGTGCATCTGCTGATCCAGCTTATGCGCTAGAAGTAATCCTAATTACCCCATCAGCTGCACATGCTCTTTTTTGCACTAATATCTTTAGAAATGAGCAATTTGACTACCCTCTAGGGAGTTTTACAATTTACCATGACCCCGATTTTCTAGTAGATAATACTAAATACCCAGTAAGATCCACAACGGTTATAGCTATCAATTTTTCCACAAAAGAAATTATCATAGCTGGTACTGGCTATGCTGGAGAAATTAAAAAATCAATATTCTCTGTATTAAACACTTTATTGCCTGAACTTAATGTCCTTCCCATGCATACTGGTGCAAACCAGACATATGACGGAGAAACCTCTTTATTTTTTGGATTGTCAGGGACTGGCAAAACGACTCTCTCCACAGATATTGGACTTAACATCATTGGCGACGATGAGCATGGTCTATCAGAGTCAGGAATTTTTAATTTCGAAGGTGGCTGTTATGCTAAAACTTATGGCCTGAATTTAGAAAATGAGCCCGAGATTTTTAAAGCTTCTAATCGATTTAAAACTTTACTTGAAAATGTAGTCCTGGACGAATTAACTAGAAAACCATTATTCAAAGATAAAAGCATAACTGAAAATGGCAGGTCTACATACTCTCTTAAAGCTCTTGAAAATTGCTCGATAGATTCCAGAGGCCCCTTACCGTCTAATATTTTTTTTCTTAGTGCAGATGCCCTTGGTGTTTTACCCGCTATCAGCTTACTAACTTCAGAACAGGCAATTTTTTATTTTCTGACTGGTTACACGGCCAAACTAGCTGGAACAGAGATCGGACTTAAAGAAATTGAAGTTGCGTTTTCACATTGTTTTGGTGCTCCTTTTATGATGAGACGAGCACAGGAATATGCTGACTTATTAAAAATATTCTTAGAAAAAAATCCCATTAAAGTCTGGTTAGTCAACACTGGCTGGTATGGGGGCCCTTATGGAAAAGGTACGCGCTACCCACTTGAGCTGACTAGAAACTGTATTCGATCAATCCAAAAAGGCGTTAAGGATAATAATTTTCAGCTGAATGAAATATTTAATCTCCAAACTCCAATAGAACTCGACAACGTAGACCCTGTATACCTAAGCGCTGAACAACTATGGAGTGATAAATTTGAGTACAACAAAGCTGCTTTATCCCTAAAACACAAATTTGAAGAAAACTATAAAAAGTTTTCAATTTGA
- a CDS encoding PDDEXK family nuclease, which produces MKIKKMQSSNVIKSNGDIERFSMRKFNKSLRRTGLDSMYCNQISKAVADKIHPGIRTKDIYNETFKLIKKTSVIAAVHYSLKKAILELGPTGFIFELFVARYFECIGYKTYVGTTLQGQFVKHEVDVVAVKNNYMVCVECKFHNMVRTKNDIKIVLYVKSRWDDLKKGPDGKYLREFYVATNTSFTGDALIYSNGIGLKLLGVNAPEDESFLDKIKKHKLYPITSLKRLKKIYCQELIREKLILCSDLLDKRAILKKIGMSDEEIRNLYTDINKLME; this is translated from the coding sequence ATGAAAATAAAAAAAATGCAAAGCTCTAATGTTATCAAGTCAAACGGTGATATTGAGCGTTTTTCAATGAGAAAATTTAACAAATCGCTTAGGAGAACAGGTCTTGATTCAATGTATTGTAATCAAATTTCCAAGGCCGTCGCAGATAAAATACACCCAGGGATAAGAACTAAAGATATTTATAATGAAACATTTAAACTTATTAAGAAAACATCGGTCATTGCGGCCGTTCATTATTCTTTAAAAAAAGCAATTTTAGAGCTTGGTCCAACTGGATTTATATTTGAATTATTTGTAGCGAGATATTTTGAGTGTATCGGTTATAAAACATATGTTGGAACAACTTTACAGGGACAGTTTGTTAAGCATGAAGTTGATGTCGTCGCTGTAAAAAATAATTATATGGTTTGTGTTGAATGCAAATTTCATAATATGGTTCGAACTAAGAATGATATAAAAATAGTTCTCTATGTAAAATCCAGATGGGATGACTTGAAAAAGGGGCCAGATGGTAAATACTTAAGAGAGTTTTATGTTGCCACGAATACATCTTTTACAGGAGATGCTCTGATTTATTCTAATGGAATTGGTTTAAAACTTTTAGGGGTCAATGCACCTGAAGATGAATCATTTCTTGATAAAATCAAAAAGCATAAACTATATCCGATTACGTCTTTAAAAAGATTAAAAAAAATATATTGTCAGGAGCTTATTAGAGAAAAATTAATTTTGTGCTCAGATCTTTTAGATAAAAGAGCAATTCTTAAGAAGATAGGAATGAGCGATGAAGAAATTAGAAATTTATATACAGATATCAATAAATTAATGGAATGA